The following coding sequences are from one Tissierella sp. window:
- a CDS encoding DUF438 domain-containing protein encodes MSELINNREHRQKMMKEVIRELHEGKTVDEVRAKFAEVIQGVSAKEISEMEVQLVKEGLPIEEIQNLCDVHAAVFKGSIEEIHHPEEVPGHPVHTMKLENRAIEEHMEKTIKPNLMKFKEDDSKENILALVGDINLLWDIDKHYSRKENLIFPYLEKYGITSPPKVMWGVDDEIRALIKDVKLSLTTYKGNKEEIVEKMETMLNQVNEMIYKEDSILFPMSLDTLTEDEWISIYNESDEIGFAIIVPEKKWNRVNVNVENKVKEESQGNENDGYIKFESGILTPKQISCILNTIPGDMTFVDKDNLVKYFSQGKDRIFARTKAIIGRSVENCHPPASVHVVEKIVDDLQSGRKDSESFWIKMGEKYVMISYYAVRDENGEFLGTLEFSHDIAPIQAITGEKRLMSE; translated from the coding sequence ATGAGTGAATTAATAAACAATAGAGAGCACAGGCAGAAGATGATGAAAGAAGTTATTAGGGAGCTACATGAAGGAAAAACTGTAGATGAAGTTAGGGCTAAGTTTGCAGAGGTAATACAAGGAGTATCAGCAAAAGAAATATCTGAGATGGAAGTTCAACTAGTTAAAGAAGGACTACCTATAGAAGAGATACAAAACCTATGTGATGTTCATGCGGCTGTATTTAAAGGATCCATAGAAGAAATTCACCATCCAGAAGAAGTACCAGGCCATCCAGTCCATACTATGAAGCTTGAGAATAGAGCAATAGAGGAACATATGGAGAAAACAATAAAACCAAACTTAATGAAGTTTAAAGAGGATGATTCTAAGGAAAATATATTAGCTTTGGTGGGAGATATAAACCTGCTTTGGGATATAGATAAGCATTATAGTAGAAAGGAAAATTTAATATTTCCTTACTTGGAAAAATACGGAATTACATCACCACCAAAGGTTATGTGGGGCGTAGATGATGAGATAAGAGCTTTAATAAAGGATGTTAAATTATCTCTAACTACTTATAAGGGAAATAAAGAAGAAATAGTAGAAAAGATGGAGACTATGTTAAATCAAGTAAATGAGATGATATATAAGGAAGATAGTATACTGTTTCCAATGTCCTTAGATACTCTAACGGAGGATGAGTGGATATCTATCTATAATGAATCTGATGAAATAGGTTTTGCTATCATAGTTCCAGAGAAAAAATGGAATAGAGTCAATGTAAATGTTGAAAACAAAGTAAAAGAAGAAAGTCAAGGTAATGAAAATGATGGATATATTAAATTTGAATCAGGAATACTAACACCTAAGCAAATTTCTTGTATACTCAATACTATCCCAGGAGATATGACCTTTGTAGACAAAGACAATCTAGTAAAATATTTTTCTCAAGGTAAAGATAGGATATTTGCTAGGACTAAGGCTATAATAGGAAGATCTGTAGAAAATTGTCATCCACCAGCATCTGTTCATGTAGTAGAAAAAATTGTAGATGATTTGCAATCTGGAAGAAAAGATAGTGAAAGCTTCTGGATTAAAATGGGAGAAAAATATGTAATGATTAGTTATTATGCTGTGAGAGATGAAAATGGCGAGTTCTTAGGTACCCTAGAATTTTCCCATGATATTGCACCTATACAAGCTATTACAGGAGAAAAGAGATTGATGTCAGAATAA
- a CDS encoding CPBP family intramembrane glutamic endopeptidase: protein MESKILVQDKSISEVNLFFLLTMIWSVGIQFLPIPANSYQYFAFLIPIIIYLFFNRQNLERILRPNMLNLKSIFLIILIWLSILPVLYFIVELYVSLFGNTLADIVSEDAHDTFIFNLFFAAITPAVLEEILMRGIILDGYRNKPKFIAALMNGLLFGMLHLNSFQFFHTFIAGFIAVYLVLGTNSIFAGILIHVINNGLPLVLDYLYPINTNVGYAEDPNFLSLGLFAILGIILVVFFIRLLFKVNNIPFKEDSYISRERIFTTSLVLSIVLFIVISILIIYSI from the coding sequence ATGGAATCAAAAATACTAGTGCAAGATAAATCTATCTCTGAAGTTAATCTATTCTTTCTTCTTACAATGATTTGGTCTGTAGGCATACAATTTCTTCCAATACCTGCTAATTCTTATCAGTATTTTGCATTTTTAATACCTATTATTATTTATCTGTTCTTTAATAGACAGAATTTAGAAAGAATATTAAGACCTAATATGCTAAATCTAAAAAGCATATTTTTAATAATTCTTATTTGGCTATCTATATTGCCTGTTCTATATTTTATTGTTGAATTATATGTAAGTTTGTTTGGAAATACACTGGCAGATATAGTATCTGAAGATGCTCATGATACCTTTATCTTTAATTTATTCTTTGCTGCAATTACACCTGCTGTTCTAGAGGAAATTCTAATGCGTGGAATTATATTAGACGGATACAGAAATAAGCCTAAATTCATTGCAGCCTTAATGAATGGGCTTTTATTTGGTATGCTACATCTAAACTCTTTTCAGTTTTTCCATACCTTTATAGCTGGATTTATAGCTGTTTATCTTGTATTGGGGACTAATTCCATCTTTGCAGGAATACTCATCCATGTGATAAATAATGGTTTGCCTTTAGTATTAGATTATCTATATCCAATTAATACAAATGTTGGATATGCTGAAGACCCAAATTTTCTTTCTTTAGGATTGTTTGCTATATTAGGTATAATATTAGTTGTTTTTTTCATAAGATTATTGTTTAAAGTAAATAATATTCCTTTCAAGGAAGATAGTTATATATCTAGAGAAAGAATTTTCACTACTTCACTTGTTCTATCTATAGTTTTATTTATAGTCATTAGCATTTTAATCATATATTCAATTTAA
- a CDS encoding TDT family transporter, whose amino-acid sequence MNQIIKKLPLPIVGLMLALVALGNLVQSYGEIYRNIFGVLSAIILILVLIKIVKYSNGVNEALDNPVVASVFPTFSMGVMLLATYLKPLSSSIAFGMWTIGLVLHVALMISFTRKYVFDFNIKKVFPSWFIVYVGIAIGAITAPAFDKANIGQILFWFGFISYLVLLPIVLRRVYVVKDMAEPTLPTIIIFAAPAALCLAGYMNSFAEKNMIIVYLLLALSQLFYLFALTQLPKLLKLKFYPAYSAFTFPMVISAVSLKLTNGFLTKSEQPIAFLKHLVKFEEIVAVAIVLYVMIRYISFLLAKPQTAK is encoded by the coding sequence ATGAATCAAATTATTAAAAAATTACCATTGCCAATTGTTGGTCTTATGCTTGCTCTAGTAGCTTTAGGCAATTTAGTACAATCCTATGGTGAAATTTACAGGAATATCTTTGGTGTGTTATCAGCAATCATTTTAATTCTAGTATTAATAAAAATTGTTAAATACTCAAATGGAGTTAACGAAGCTCTTGATAATCCTGTAGTTGCTAGTGTTTTCCCTACTTTTTCTATGGGAGTTATGCTATTAGCTACATATTTAAAGCCATTGTCATCATCTATAGCATTTGGCATGTGGACTATAGGATTAGTACTTCATGTGGCCTTGATGATTTCTTTTACAAGAAAATATGTATTTGACTTTAATATCAAAAAGGTGTTTCCATCTTGGTTTATTGTTTATGTCGGAATAGCAATTGGTGCTATAACTGCTCCAGCTTTTGATAAAGCAAATATTGGACAAATTCTATTTTGGTTTGGTTTTATATCCTATCTAGTATTATTGCCAATTGTTTTAAGAAGAGTTTATGTAGTTAAAGACATGGCAGAACCCACATTGCCAACTATTATAATCTTTGCTGCACCTGCTGCTCTTTGCTTAGCAGGATATATGAATTCCTTTGCTGAAAAGAATATGATAATTGTTTATTTATTATTAGCATTATCACAATTATTCTATTTGTTTGCATTGACACAATTACCTAAATTATTAAAGTTAAAGTTCTACCCAGCTTATTCCGCATTTACTTTCCCAATGGTAATTAGTGCAGTATCATTAAAATTAACAAACGGGTTTTTAACTAAGTCAGAACAACCAATAGCTTTTCTTAAACATCTTGTAAAATTCGAAGAAATAGTAGCAGTTGCAATTGTACTTTATGTTATGATTAGATATATTAGTTTTTTATTGGCTAAGCCACAAACTGCAAAATAA
- a CDS encoding LysM peptidoglycan-binding domain-containing protein: protein MSENYAMGRTTCPTGSFSYTIKSGDTLYKLAITYNTTVEAIMAINPGINPNNLQIGQRICIPGSPTPPPTTCPTGSFPYTIKSGDTLYKLAITYNTTVEAIMAINPGINPNNLQIGQRICIPGSPTPPPTTCPTGSFSYTIKSGDTLYKLAITYNTTVEAIIAINPGINPNNLQIGQRICIPGGTTPPPPTCPMGSFSYTIKSGDTLYMLAIRYNTTVEAIMAINPGINPNNLQIGQVICIPSGTTPPPPCDGLFYAVKAGDTLFSIAMMFNIPLATLMAANPGVDPNNLQIGQLICIPRIEPPPISCPGGTVYVVRANDNLASIILRFNVSVMDLMEANPNVDFDNLMVGQQICIMPHMDRGCPCPMGTRKYTIVQADIPMDGVVVVALARKFSTTVENLMKMNPNLTPSDFVVGKMICVPSM from the coding sequence ATGAGTGAAAATTATGCAATGGGAAGAACAACATGTCCAACAGGAAGTTTTTCCTATACAATAAAGTCAGGAGATACACTCTATAAACTGGCAATCACATACAATACAACAGTAGAGGCAATAATGGCAATAAACCCAGGAATCAACCCAAACAACCTACAAATAGGTCAAAGGATATGTATTCCAGGTTCACCTACACCTCCGCCAACAACATGTCCAACGGGAAGCTTTCCCTATACAATAAAATCGGGAGATACGCTCTATAAATTAGCAATCACATACAATACAACAGTAGAGGCAATAATGGCAATAAACCCTGGAATCAACCCAAACAACCTTCAAATAGGTCAAAGGATATGTATACCAGGTTCACCTACACCTCCACCAACAACATGCCCAACAGGAAGCTTTTCCTACACAATAAAATCGGGAGATACGCTCTATAAACTAGCAATCACATACAATACAACAGTAGAGGCAATAATAGCAATAAACCCTGGAATTAATCCGAATAACCTTCAAATAGGTCAAAGAATTTGTATACCAGGTGGAACTACACCTCCGCCACCAACATGCCCAATGGGAAGCTTTTCCTACACAATAAAATCAGGAGATACACTTTATATGCTAGCAATTAGATATAATACAACAGTAGAGGCAATAATGGCAATAAACCCTGGAATCAACCCAAATAACCTACAAATAGGTCAAGTGATATGTATTCCTAGTGGAACTACACCTCCGCCTCCATGTGATGGACTATTTTATGCAGTTAAAGCAGGCGATACCTTATTTAGCATAGCAATGATGTTCAATATACCATTAGCTACACTAATGGCAGCTAATCCAGGAGTAGATCCAAATAATCTCCAAATAGGTCAATTAATTTGTATCCCAAGAATAGAGCCACCACCAATATCTTGTCCAGGTGGTACAGTATATGTAGTTAGAGCAAATGATAATTTAGCATCAATCATACTAAGATTTAATGTATCAGTAATGGATCTTATGGAGGCTAATCCAAATGTGGATTTTGACAATTTGATGGTAGGTCAGCAAATTTGTATAATGCCTCATATGGATAGAGGATGCCCTTGTCCCATGGGAACTAGGAAGTATACAATAGTTCAAGCAGATATCCCAATGGATGGAGTGGTAGTAGTAGCCTTAGCAAGAAAATTCAGCACAACTGTAGAAAACCTAATGAAAATGAACCCAAATTTAACACCGTCAGATTTTGTAGTAGGTAAGATGATTTGTGTTCCAAGTATGTAA
- a CDS encoding LCP family protein yields the protein MKKKFLISFIISFICFGVIFSGLNKLGVFKERSTEAMEGLEDDIDFGEGNEVKQKVKNEILFLLMGVDAKDVKKSKGTRSDTMMLFRVNFDTGQINMLSIPRDTRVLVKGKEDKINHAHAYGGPALTLKSLRDFLNLDIDYYVKVDYKAVMEIVDEIGGVEIDVPRNMKYKDPYADPPLNINIKKGLQTLDGKNSHDFLRWRHNNDYTSGYAEGDIGRIGAQQMFMKEFIKQTLKLKNIAKLPKFVETYYTYVETNISLDIMVKGAFAAKKIDIENMKTNTIPGVGERIAGTDYWIYNREETSAIVQEMFGDYLLSQ from the coding sequence ATGAAAAAGAAATTTTTAATATCATTTATAATATCATTTATATGTTTTGGTGTAATTTTTTCAGGACTTAATAAGCTAGGCGTATTTAAAGAACGTTCCACTGAGGCTATGGAGGGTCTAGAAGATGATATTGATTTTGGAGAAGGAAATGAGGTAAAACAAAAGGTAAAGAATGAAATTTTGTTTTTACTCATGGGTGTAGACGCTAAAGATGTAAAAAAATCAAAGGGTACTAGGTCTGATACTATGATGCTATTTAGAGTAAACTTTGATACAGGACAAATCAATATGTTATCTATACCAAGGGATACGAGGGTACTTGTAAAGGGGAAAGAAGATAAAATTAATCATGCCCATGCATATGGAGGGCCAGCTCTTACTTTAAAGTCTTTAAGAGACTTCCTAAATCTGGATATAGATTATTATGTAAAAGTTGACTACAAAGCTGTAATGGAAATAGTAGATGAAATAGGTGGAGTAGAGATAGATGTACCTAGGAATATGAAATATAAAGATCCTTATGCCGATCCACCACTAAATATAAATATCAAAAAAGGATTACAAACCTTAGATGGGAAAAATTCCCATGATTTTTTGAGATGGAGACATAATAACGATTATACATCTGGATATGCTGAAGGAGATATAGGTCGAATTGGAGCACAGCAAATGTTTATGAAGGAATTCATAAAGCAGACATTAAAACTTAAAAATATTGCAAAATTACCAAAGTTTGTAGAGACATACTATACTTATGTAGAAACTAATATTTCTCTAGATATTATGGTAAAGGGAGCATTTGCTGCCAAGAAGATAGACATTGAGAACATGAAAACCAATACAATTCCAGGAGTTGGAGAAAGGATTGCAGGAACTGATTATTGGATATATAATAGAGAAGAGACTAGTGCAATTGTCCAAGAAATGTTTGGAGACTATTTATTAAGTCAATAA
- the fni gene encoding type 2 isopentenyl-diphosphate Delta-isomerase, producing MRKKRKKEHVENYLRTTYKGDTLLGDVFLQHNALPNLNFADIDTKTSFLGKTVDYPIIINAMTGGSDFSWEINRELSLLAKEFNIPMAVGSQTIALCEEEEGCKESFKIVRENLGDNGIVIANLGANSSLDDVKSALELVNGDAIQLHLNPAQEVVMLEGDRDFTGILDNIERIVKEIDKPVIVKEVGFGISKEVASKLYNIGVRNIDVSGSGGTNFIEIENVRYNNMDFSDLYSWGIPTALTLIKCRELPDDLNLIASGGIRNSMDIVKALIIGGNMAGISGEILSYLLHGGYNTARDYLEGLIYKMKVLMLLLGKQNIQELKTTDYRIIGELKELI from the coding sequence ATGAGAAAAAAGAGAAAAAAAGAGCATGTAGAGAACTATCTTAGGACAACTTATAAGGGAGATACACTTTTGGGAGATGTATTTTTACAACATAATGCATTGCCTAATTTGAATTTTGCAGATATAGACACAAAAACATCTTTCTTAGGGAAAACAGTAGATTATCCTATAATCATCAATGCTATGACAGGTGGGTCTGACTTTTCCTGGGAAATAAATCGAGAATTGTCATTACTTGCCAAGGAGTTTAATATTCCTATGGCAGTAGGCTCTCAAACCATAGCCTTATGTGAAGAAGAGGAAGGATGTAAGGAATCCTTTAAGATTGTTAGAGAAAACCTAGGGGATAATGGTATTGTCATTGCCAATCTAGGTGCTAACTCTAGTTTAGACGATGTAAAATCAGCATTGGAACTAGTAAATGGTGATGCTATTCAATTACATCTAAATCCTGCTCAAGAAGTGGTCATGCTTGAAGGTGATAGAGATTTTACAGGAATTTTAGATAATATTGAGAGAATAGTTAAAGAGATAGATAAGCCAGTTATAGTAAAGGAAGTAGGATTTGGTATTTCAAAGGAAGTAGCTTCTAAATTATATAATATTGGAGTTAGAAATATTGATGTATCTGGATCTGGGGGCACTAATTTTATAGAAATCGAGAATGTTAGATATAATAATATGGATTTTTCAGACCTATACTCATGGGGAATACCAACTGCTCTTACATTGATTAAATGTAGGGAATTACCAGATGACTTGAACTTAATTGCAAGCGGTGGTATAAGAAATAGTATGGATATAGTCAAGGCACTGATCATCGGTGGTAATATGGCTGGTATATCTGGTGAGATACTGTCATATTTACTTCATGGAGGATATAATACCGCTAGGGATTATTTAGAAGGATTAATATATAAGATGAAAGTATTAATGCTTCTCCTAGGGAAACAAAATATTCAAGAATTGAAAACCACTGATTATAGAATAATAGGAGAATTAAAAGAACTAATATAG
- the abc-f gene encoding ribosomal protection-like ABC-F family protein, producing the protein MTLIDIRNLTFEYPGSLEPIFSNLDLQLDTDWKLGFIGRNGYGKTTFLKLLMDKYPYEGTITKAISMAYFPFSIENYDMMTLDLLETIQPNFELWRLQREINLLEVEEDTLHRPFSTLSGGEQTKILLALLFAEEERFLLIDEPTNHLDTHGREVVAKYLKSKKGFILVSHDREFVNSIVDHILTIEKSKIVIQRGTYYTWEENKNLEDRYELEKNQKLRKEIRRLKQSSREKAQWSDKVEATKIGTGSVDRGYIGHMAAKMMKRSKAIEKRYEKAIEEKEKLLKNIEAIDKLQMNPLNHHAKQYVLAENFSIAYENKNLFKAIQFTIEKGDCIVFKGDNGSGKSSIIKAILGSDVPWDGKLQIAKGIAISYVPQKFHNVSGNINDFVRKEQVDKTKLLTTLRQLGFTREQFDIPIENFSMGQKKKILLAKSICEEAHLYIWDEPLNYIDVISRIQIENMILEYSPTMILVEHDRRFIDKVATDIIELSK; encoded by the coding sequence ATGACATTGATTGATATTCGCAATCTAACATTTGAATACCCTGGAAGCCTAGAGCCTATCTTTAGTAATTTAGATTTACAACTAGATACTGATTGGAAGCTAGGGTTTATAGGTAGAAATGGCTATGGCAAAACAACATTTTTAAAACTATTAATGGATAAATACCCTTATGAAGGAACGATTACTAAAGCAATTTCCATGGCTTACTTTCCTTTTTCTATTGAAAATTATGATATGATGACTCTGGATTTATTAGAAACAATACAGCCGAATTTTGAGTTGTGGAGATTACAGAGAGAAATAAATCTATTAGAAGTAGAAGAAGATACTCTCCATAGGCCATTTTCTACCTTAAGTGGTGGGGAGCAAACCAAGATTTTATTAGCTCTACTATTTGCAGAAGAGGAAAGGTTTTTACTTATCGATGAACCTACGAATCATTTAGATACCCATGGAAGAGAAGTAGTAGCAAAATATCTAAAAAGTAAAAAAGGATTTATACTTGTATCCCATGATAGGGAGTTTGTAAATAGTATAGTAGATCATATATTAACTATAGAAAAGAGCAAGATAGTAATCCAAAGGGGAACCTATTATACCTGGGAGGAAAATAAGAACCTAGAGGACAGATATGAACTAGAAAAAAATCAAAAGCTTAGAAAAGAAATCAGAAGGTTAAAACAATCTTCAAGGGAAAAAGCCCAATGGTCTGATAAGGTAGAAGCAACGAAAATTGGTACTGGTAGTGTAGATAGGGGTTATATAGGACATATGGCTGCTAAAATGATGAAACGGTCCAAGGCCATAGAAAAAAGATATGAAAAGGCTATAGAGGAAAAGGAAAAGCTACTAAAAAATATAGAAGCTATAGATAAATTACAGATGAATCCATTAAATCATCATGCAAAACAATATGTATTAGCAGAAAATTTTTCAATCGCATATGAAAATAAGAATCTCTTTAAAGCAATACAATTTACAATAGAAAAAGGCGATTGCATTGTTTTCAAGGGTGATAATGGAAGTGGTAAATCTAGTATTATAAAAGCCATATTAGGAAGTGATGTCCCTTGGGATGGTAAACTTCAAATCGCAAAGGGAATTGCAATTTCATATGTTCCACAGAAATTTCATAATGTTAGTGGAAATATAAATGATTTTGTAAGGAAAGAACAAGTAGATAAAACAAAACTTCTAACTACTCTAAGGCAACTAGGCTTTACTAGGGAGCAATTTGATATTCCTATTGAGAATTTTAGTATGGGACAAAAGAAAAAGATATTGCTAGCTAAGTCTATATGTGAAGAAGCACATTTATATATTTGGGATGAACCTCTTAATTATATTGATGTAATATCTAGAATTCAGATAGAAAATATGATTTTGGAATACTCTCCAACGATGATTTTAGTAGAGCATGATAGGAGATTTATAGATAAAGTAGCCACTGATATTATTGAATTATCAAAATAA
- a CDS encoding YjiH family protein: MSGKTKKKYSGAEYSRFIVPSLIGIILFMIPLKYKGDYTIPVAILSKFFSGLLETALPTLVTVLITFTGVMTIIYKTTKPSFIEKSKELKGLFNVTSFWFVVRIIGMVLAIMTYFELGPEWIWNENTGGLLLHGLLTTLFAIFFFAAFLLPLLLDFGLLEFVGSMLTPVMRPIFKLPGRSSIDCITSWLGDGTIGVLLTNNQYEEGYYSTREASVIATTFSAVSITFALVVLDEVGLVQHFVPYYLAVTFAGVVAAIIVPRIPPLSWKKDTYLTDTNRDNMENVPSGFTPFTWGLDQAIEKAKNSTDVKGFVKGGLHNVLEMWVGVMPVIMAFGTIAVILAEFTPIFTWLGMPFIPILNILKIPFAVEASQTMIIGFADMFLPSVIGASIESELTRFVIAGTSVTQLIYLSEVGAVILGSKIPVNVGELFIIFLQRTLVTLPIIAIIGHILF; the protein is encoded by the coding sequence ATGTCAGGAAAGACTAAGAAGAAGTATTCTGGGGCAGAATACTCACGTTTTATTGTTCCATCTTTAATTGGTATTATACTTTTTATGATTCCCCTAAAATATAAGGGAGATTACACTATTCCAGTTGCAATTTTATCAAAATTCTTTTCAGGATTATTAGAGACAGCATTGCCTACTTTAGTAACTGTACTTATTACTTTTACTGGAGTAATGACTATTATTTATAAAACAACAAAACCTAGTTTTATTGAAAAATCTAAAGAGTTAAAGGGATTGTTCAATGTAACTTCATTTTGGTTTGTAGTTAGAATAATTGGTATGGTACTTGCTATCATGACTTATTTTGAATTAGGGCCTGAATGGATTTGGAATGAAAATACTGGAGGGTTATTATTACATGGACTTTTAACTACGCTATTTGCAATATTCTTCTTTGCAGCATTTTTACTTCCATTATTATTAGACTTTGGTTTACTTGAATTTGTTGGATCAATGCTTACTCCAGTTATGAGACCAATATTTAAACTTCCTGGTAGATCTTCTATTGACTGCATTACATCATGGCTAGGAGATGGAACTATAGGAGTTTTATTAACAAACAATCAATACGAAGAAGGATATTATTCTACTAGGGAAGCATCAGTAATAGCTACCACATTCTCAGCAGTATCAATAACATTTGCATTAGTAGTTTTGGATGAGGTAGGGTTAGTACAACATTTTGTTCCTTATTACCTAGCTGTAACATTTGCAGGAGTAGTAGCAGCAATTATAGTGCCACGAATTCCACCATTATCATGGAAAAAAGATACTTATCTAACAGATACTAACAGAGATAATATGGAAAATGTGCCTAGTGGATTTACTCCATTTACTTGGGGACTTGACCAAGCTATTGAAAAGGCCAAAAACAGTACAGATGTAAAAGGATTTGTAAAAGGTGGACTTCACAATGTCCTTGAAATGTGGGTAGGGGTTATGCCAGTTATCATGGCTTTTGGAACAATAGCAGTTATATTGGCTGAATTCACTCCTATATTTACTTGGTTAGGGATGCCCTTTATTCCTATACTAAATATACTAAAGATACCTTTTGCAGTAGAAGCAAGTCAAACTATGATTATAGGTTTTGCTGATATGTTCTTACCATCTGTAATAGGTGCTAGTATAGAATCTGAATTAACTAGATTTGTAATTGCAGGAACTTCCGTTACTCAACTTATATATCTATCAGAAGTTGGTGCTGTTATCTTAGGTTCTAAGATTCCAGTAAATGTAGGGGAACTATTCATTATATTCTTGCAGAGAACTTTGGTTACATTACCGATAATTGCCATTATTGGGCATATATTATTTTAG
- a CDS encoding TIGR01212 family radical SAM protein (This family includes YhcC from E. coli K-12, an uncharacterized radical SAM protein.) codes for MNINKKNYQLNHHAIDNRYNRLNDELKREFGQKVMKLSLDGGFTCPNRDGRVGDKGCIFCSEEGSGEFAGSRLDSIQEQIEQQKKLLSRKWNTDKYIAYFQNFTNTYASVDRLRKLYYEAINIEGVVGLAIATRPDCLDEDVLQLLEELNEKTYLWIELGLQTIHEKSAKFIRRGYPLSIYSEAIEKLKSRNIKTVTHIIIGLPGESSEEILETVKYVGSTSTWGVKLHSLYIQRATDLYNYYLKNPFYIMSKEEYVSTVVDAIELLPQDMVVHRVTGDGKKDLLHEPKWSLDKLNVLSMIDKELKTRNYYQGKNIK; via the coding sequence ATGAATATAAACAAGAAGAATTATCAATTAAACCATCATGCTATCGATAATCGATACAACCGATTAAACGATGAATTAAAAAGAGAATTTGGACAAAAAGTGATGAAGCTATCCTTAGATGGTGGCTTCACCTGTCCGAATCGAGATGGAAGAGTAGGAGATAAAGGTTGTATATTTTGTAGTGAAGAAGGATCTGGAGAATTTGCAGGGTCTAGGCTTGACTCTATACAAGAGCAAATAGAGCAGCAGAAAAAATTACTTTCAAGGAAATGGAATACAGATAAATACATTGCATATTTTCAAAACTTCACAAATACCTACGCTTCTGTAGATAGGCTTAGAAAATTATACTATGAGGCCATAAATATAGAAGGAGTAGTAGGACTAGCCATAGCTACAAGACCAGATTGCTTGGATGAAGATGTACTTCAGTTATTAGAAGAATTAAATGAAAAGACTTATCTATGGATTGAATTAGGTCTCCAAACTATTCATGAAAAATCAGCTAAATTTATTAGAAGGGGATATCCCTTATCTATATATAGTGAAGCAATAGAAAAACTAAAATCAAGAAATATAAAAACCGTCACTCACATAATAATAGGACTACCTGGTGAAAGCTCAGAGGAAATACTTGAGACTGTAAAATATGTGGGCAGTACATCTACTTGGGGAGTAAAGCTACATTCTCTATACATTCAAAGAGCTACGGATCTATATAATTATTATTTAAAAAATCCATTTTATATAATGAGTAAAGAAGAATATGTATCTACTGTAGTAGATGCTATTGAGTTACTTCCCCAAGATATGGTGGTTCATAGGGTGACTGGGGATGGAAAAAAAGACTTGCTTCATGAACCAAAATGGAGCTTAGATAAGTTAAATGTATTGTCAATGATTGATAAAGAGCTAAAAACAAGGAATTATTATCAAGGTAAAAACATCAAATAA